One window from the genome of Lysobacter helvus encodes:
- the mlaD gene encoding outer membrane lipid asymmetry maintenance protein MlaD, which produces MAMRGPRLEFAVGAFLLLALASVLVLALASTNGKFGFGGDSYPLKARFSTIGQLRVSAPVKIGGVIVGQVSDVSLDPQKFDSIVTLSIDGKYKDLPADTSAGIFTAGLLGESYVGLSPGGDVETLKPGDEITLTQSAVDLMQLVGKYMFSGADKPAAPADAAAAPATTDVPSPEATTEPTR; this is translated from the coding sequence ATGGCCATGCGTGGTCCCCGTCTCGAATTCGCGGTCGGCGCATTCCTGCTGCTGGCGCTCGCCAGCGTGCTGGTCCTGGCCCTCGCTTCCACCAACGGCAAGTTCGGCTTCGGCGGCGATAGCTATCCGCTGAAGGCGCGCTTCTCCACCATCGGCCAGCTGCGCGTCTCGGCGCCGGTGAAGATCGGCGGCGTGATCGTCGGGCAGGTGTCCGATGTGTCGCTCGATCCGCAGAAGTTCGATTCGATCGTCACGCTGTCGATCGACGGCAAGTACAAGGATCTGCCGGCCGATACGTCGGCGGGCATCTTCACGGCGGGCCTGCTGGGCGAAAGCTACGTCGGCCTCAGCCCCGGCGGGGATGTCGAAACCCTGAAGCCCGGCGACGAGATCACCTTGACGCAGAGCGCGGTCGACCTCATGCAGCTGGTCGGCAAGTACATGTTCTCCGGCGCCGACAAGCCGGCCGCCCCGGCCGATGCCGCCGCCGCACCCGCCACCACCGACGTTCCCTCCCCCGAAGCCA
- a CDS encoding ABC transporter ATP-binding protein translates to MTDPDTPAVRVTDVRLERGGRTVLHDVTLVVPRGGVTAVLGPSGSGKSTLLAALTGELVPAAGSVEIFGEPVPRQQKALLSMRKRLGVLLQGNGLLTDMTAAENVALPLRTHTDLPDAVIRSLVEMKLHAVGLRAAADLYPRELSGGMARRVALARALALDPPLMIYDEPLTGLDPIASGVVMSLVRRLNDTLGLTSIVVTHHVHETMPVADHAIVIANGRIVFTGTPAELAASQDPLVRQFLDGQPDGPIPFDTTARAPEAA, encoded by the coding sequence GTGACCGATCCAGACACGCCCGCCGTCCGCGTCACCGATGTCCGCCTCGAACGCGGCGGTCGCACCGTGCTGCACGACGTCACGCTGGTGGTGCCGCGCGGCGGCGTGACCGCGGTGCTCGGCCCGTCGGGCAGCGGCAAGTCCACGCTGCTCGCGGCGCTGACCGGCGAACTGGTCCCGGCGGCCGGCAGCGTGGAAATCTTCGGCGAGCCCGTCCCGCGCCAGCAGAAAGCGTTGCTGTCGATGCGCAAGCGGCTGGGCGTGCTGCTGCAGGGCAACGGCCTGCTCACGGACATGACCGCGGCGGAAAACGTCGCGCTGCCGCTGCGCACGCACACCGACCTGCCCGATGCGGTGATCCGCAGCCTCGTCGAAATGAAGCTGCACGCCGTCGGCCTGCGCGCCGCGGCCGACCTGTATCCGCGCGAGCTGTCCGGCGGCATGGCCCGCCGCGTCGCACTCGCCCGCGCGCTGGCGCTGGATCCGCCGCTGATGATCTACGACGAACCGCTGACGGGCCTGGACCCGATCGCCAGCGGCGTGGTCATGAGCCTGGTGCGCCGCCTCAACGACACGCTCGGCCTGACCAGCATCGTGGTCACGCACCACGTGCACGAAACCATGCCGGTGGCCGACCACGCGATCGTGATCGCGAACGGCCGCATCGTCTTCACCGGCACGCCGGCGGAATTGGCGGCCTCGCAGGATCCGCTGGTGCGCCAGTTCCTGGACGGCCAGCCCGACGGTCCGATTCCCTTCGACACGACGGCGCGCGCGCCGGAGGCCGCCTGA
- a CDS encoding MlaE family lipid ABC transporter permease subunit — MPFVAATRGLGAAGLFALSVFRASTPTRDFFAELVKEIYKIGARSLPIVAAGGAFVGLSVTLLGYRALETYGATGQVSALLGLGLYRELGPVLTALLFIGRAGSSIAAELGLMRATDQITALGLMAIDPVAKTVAPRFWAAVLCVPLLTAFFVSLAITAGYFEAVHVIGIDGGTFWQTMKDSVDFHDDFLVAFFKAAVFGGVSALVAAYVGFHAEPTIEGTSIATTRAVVNASLLVLMFNFVLSALLFRS, encoded by the coding sequence ATGCCCTTCGTCGCCGCCACCCGCGGGCTCGGCGCCGCCGGCCTGTTCGCGCTTTCGGTGTTCCGCGCCTCCACGCCGACGCGGGATTTCTTCGCCGAGCTGGTGAAGGAGATCTACAAGATCGGTGCGCGCTCGTTGCCCATCGTGGCGGCGGGCGGGGCGTTCGTGGGCCTGTCGGTCACGCTGCTCGGCTATCGCGCGCTGGAAACCTACGGCGCCACGGGCCAGGTGAGCGCGCTGCTCGGCCTGGGCCTGTATCGCGAACTCGGGCCGGTGCTCACGGCATTGCTGTTCATCGGCCGCGCCGGTTCGTCGATCGCGGCCGAACTGGGCCTGATGCGCGCGACCGACCAGATCACCGCGCTCGGCCTGATGGCGATCGACCCGGTGGCCAAGACCGTCGCGCCGCGCTTCTGGGCCGCGGTGCTGTGCGTGCCGCTGCTCACCGCGTTCTTCGTGAGCCTTGCGATCACCGCCGGCTATTTCGAAGCGGTGCACGTGATCGGCATCGACGGCGGCACGTTCTGGCAGACGATGAAGGACAGCGTGGATTTCCACGACGACTTCCTCGTCGCGTTCTTCAAGGCCGCCGTGTTCGGCGGCGTGTCCGCCCTCGTGGCCGCGTACGTCGGCTTCCATGCCGAACCGACGATCGAGGGCACCTCGATTGCCACCACCCGCGCGGTCGTCAATGCGTCGCTGCTGGTGCTGATGTTCAATTTCGTCCTTTCCGCCCTGTTGTTCAGGAGTTGA